The following coding sequences are from one Coffea arabica cultivar ET-39 chromosome 11e, Coffea Arabica ET-39 HiFi, whole genome shotgun sequence window:
- the LOC113717808 gene encoding uncharacterized protein, translated as MVRVASFFGMAFGAFIFWQTMDKVHVWIALHQDEKQERMAKEAEIKKMREELLRQNRERGDTLL; from the exons ATGGTAAGAGTAGCGTCGTTCTTCGGGATGGCATTCGGGGCCTTCATCTTCTGGCAAACTATGGACAAAGTCCACGTCTGGATTGCCCTCCACCAAGACGAAAAG CAAGAGAGGATGGCAAAGGAAGCTGAGATCAAGAAGATGAGAGAGGAGCTGTTGCGACAGAACAGAGAAAGGGGTGATACTCTTCTCTGA